In Theobroma cacao cultivar B97-61/B2 chromosome 7, Criollo_cocoa_genome_V2, whole genome shotgun sequence, the genomic window CAAAAGCAGCCATACGATCAATGTCCTTGAGTATCTTCCCATCAACTTCCACATAATCCCATCTGCATTTAAAAAAGGACATATCTTTCACTAGCTCTTGCTAAGGTCATTAATCACATTAATTATGCTTATTATATTTACTCTttgtagaaagaaaaagaaatttgatgcTTGAGTTGTAGATCAGCTCAGCTCATACTGTTGCTTCAGTCCTCTGCGATACCACCAAAGCCAAgtgttgaaaactaaaacatcaATGTCCTTCCATAGATTGCCATTCCTAATAGAATTCAGCTTCAGAACTCGACCAATGTTTTCCTCGTCAACATCTACTAAGTATAGGGAATGAAATAGCATCACGGAGACCTCATAGTCCTGAAATCAGTTCAGTCCAACAAGCACATATAGTTAATTGTGGAATCATAGTTTCTggttaacaaaaaaattcttatgAACCGCATAGCCTTAGTTTTACATCCTGGTTTTTAACCGattgtttatttattcttcATTCCCTCCTTTGTCAATTTCAGTTTACCATGCTGTTGCTCTTGATCTTGGAGTATAAGACTCCCTATGAGCAAAAGGAGCAGCCAgttgataaaaaattactgTAAGTTTGATTGTAGTTTACCTGGAACGTTACAGCGGAAATGCTGTTGTTATTCAACTGTTGTCTGATAATACTGGAATTGGGCGCTGCAGCTTGAAGCAAGCATATCAGTGATTGCCAGTGGTTCAGACTTACAGAGTCCCCAGCAAACATGATCTTTTTGCCCATGAATCTATTCAACAAATCTTGTCCGTCAAACCTGTAATTTgttcataattggatgtttcaATGCAAAAtggaaatgaaatgaaagagATGTTTGaccaaaattaaatcatatatAGGAATTAATTTCCGGACAAGGCTGATTTCACAATAATATGGTCCATCAAACATGGAAACAAAATTAGGTGAAAAACATTGTCAAAAAGCAGATCGATGTATCCCTTACAGGTTTACCGCACTCCGCGTACATGTGGGGCATTGACCCGAGCCACATATTTCTCCGTGCCCTGTCTTTTCACCACCTCTTTACTAAAAAGTACATGCAGTTTTTCAAAGCCATATACTATTCTAGCTTTACTTAAATCCTACTTTTGCTCTTTTTCAGATTCTTTATTTTAGATTAATATCTTATGAGAACACATAATGAGATTGATGCATTTCAAATCCTAGAATCTTTTTTCCTGATTGTAGTTGAATTGATGCATCACACTGCAGATCATTCTATGCAAAGTAATGGACAGTTTCCAAGCTAATATGGTTACATTTCCTCAGATTTGAGTAGTTTCCCAGCATCATTAATTGGCATGTTGTCCTTATGAGACTCCCATGGTAACaacaaaattcatgttttggCAACAAACTCCTGTCCCACCCTCTGacaagaataaataaattcatgcATGTTGCCCTCAGGTTTAATGTAGATCCTTAATTTAAAAGTTCTTTACCATAATTATACACCCTTGACATTTTCAGTCTCCACCTTGTTTTTCTTATAACTTTCCTTCCCTTTTTGTCAGTATCTGACCTTGCATATGCTACAACTCATAGCTGCTAGGCTGTATGATTTCTccctcccaatttaatttaattaatgaatgCATACTGGACATTTGTTCGGCTTCACTAAAACTGATACCAACCATAAAGAGCATAAACAATGAAATCAAAGGAGCCTATTCTTCAAAAGCATGCAACTATACATGACAACACTAACAaaagagaatttgaaaatgatcaaTATTGATCAATGTATTCAGAGAATGAAGTAAGCTAAATAGGCAGAAACATAGACGCAAGAcgcagagagagagagagagaaatgtaCGTACCTTGGCAGCTGACAGTTGCTTGGCTGCCATCTATATTTAAGGTAGAGGTGATCAGGGCGGCCATACTTGTGGCAATCAAATTCCTTGCGGATGAATGGACAGGCTGATGAGTCGTAGAGAGGATAGGACTCGTCATACACCCACCTCCCTTGGTAAACATTGCAACTGCTCTGCTGTTTTCTGGAGTCAACTCTGCTTTTCTGTCTCTGAAAACCATTCCCATTTGCTAAACATATACATGAAAAGATGACAAAACCGGCAACGAGAAAAGAGCAGGATCTTCTACTCCTGGAACCCATTAGATATAGTGGGAATGGATGATGAGGAGCGAGGAGAAGAATGTGGCTTGAAATTTCAGAGGAAAGTCAAGGGGATATACATATAATGATtggttttatttgtttataccAGAGAGAGAGTCTTCTACGGAACTTTCAATTTGTTGTATAACTATTTGCTGGCTGACTGGTGTAATGGATATCCTGTCTATTGATGGACTTATCCGAGCAGTTACCAAGAGTTTGTCATTCTCAGATTATGCATTGACTGCAAAAAGTTCCTGCAATTATCAGAATTGCAAGCAGTTAGGTACCCACTTGTGTTGACAGTGTTTGAAGTGGTTCaacgaaattaaaaataaataaataaataaatttctagTTTCAAAAACCATCGAAACGTGAGTAATGGGATTAGGAAAAAGGCATATGCAAGGTAGAAATGCAACTGCAACTAACTAATACTGTGGGGAACAGTATGGTGTATAAGCATTGGACTAACAACTACCCCTCTTCTTGATCACAGGTCGAAACAAAAAATCcaagttttatttattttccccAATAGAATTATGCCAAATAGAATGATTTGACTCCAATGGGTGTTTTTGGGTTAGATGTGGACATATTTGCCTACATTCACATGCAGCACATGACAAACAACTCACCTAGTGAACACGCCGCCGATTTTAAATGGCATGTCTGTCTAGGGAGGTGGCCAGAATCAACTATTAATTGTTACTAcattgaaaaaggaaaaggagaaCCGGAATGTGCTAAGAAAGGTCTTTTTAAGTGGTCCTAGAACCTGAGATGTCAAATTTAACTCTAATTTTATGCtgatttattgtttaatttctgtttttatataatatttgattatcaTTATAATGATTAACTATACATGTaactttacaaaaaaatttaaaaaaaaaactctttttcaTTGGtgaaaacaatatatattgtGGGAAAAAGaagtttattttgttaaatctttatcCTATCTCTTCCACCGCCctgttaataataataattttttatagaaatcattttaattaaattattaacaaaaaaatttatgtaacatatttttatcttgatactaatatatagtaataaaattataatttttgtttgtaaatctTACAtatcaatttataattttaagtaaaataaaagtGTTTACTGCACATTTTGATATAGCAAATATAATATAAGTTTTAAAAGATATACAAAACAATAATCCCTACATAATAAGCTTCAACTtttcaaatacaaaataagtatttaaatttaactaattgtgtgtgtgtgtgaatatATACATTCAGGGAGTATTTAGTCtcaaaaaagaataatttacCAATAAATATATAGAATGTAATGGTACACCATATATGATGGTGTTGAAtattagtaataataatatatgtacaaaaatcttataatattattagtatatgtgtgtgtgtgtgtgtgtttaactatgttaattttttttgaatcaaTGTGTATATATGGTATTTGTAAGAAAGAATGAGaaagaattgaagaaaatgtataaaagcctaatattaattaatttgtcgGTTAAGATTATCATTGAGACCAAATTAATTGACTAAAGGCTATTAGTTAGTGGTCTCGAAGTCTCTTAAGCAAGTTAATTGATTgattagttgattaagtgagtaattaatttttgagaaaTATGAGTTAGCTGTTTAAACCTTCAAGTTAAAAATGAATaggttgaaaaaaatttaaacgattaaagtgattttttatttttaaagatgtAACTTTCGAAACAAAAACATATTCGTTCATGAATGGATGTCTAAAGTAATAATTGAGATCGATAAAATACACGATCTCAAAAATCACTCGTAACATTATTGGGCACTTTCAATCTACTAACCATCTATCtttttcaaatgcaaatttaCAAgaatattgtaaattttatttacaaaaaacaTATACTATAATACCTAGTGAACTctcaaaaataatatttacagCTCTTATGAAAAACATCCAATCTACCATGAACCAAACTTTTGGAAACACCTAGTTAAACAAGTtacattatttaattaattaaaaaagaatcTTAGCAATATTAACTTTTTGCTAAGAGGCCCTACCTCTGCTTGTGAAATCCCTTGATACGTTTATGCAGCACTGCTTCTTTCTGTCattgattaaaaatagttGACATAACATTGTCCacagagaaaagaaaatcaacaaaattttcatacCAATTTGTCATAAATTGTTATACCAACCTCCCAGCAATTGGCTAAAAGGGTCCAGCTAGAGTTGTGATCTGCATTTTgtcaaaaacttttttaaaagtatttcTGGTGCTTGTCATCATGTGATTCCAATGCATACAACAATCAATTAAAAGTAGGGAAAGAGACATGACATTTATTTGATTCCATATTGAGTAgtctatttttttcatatatcttaaaatttatgattgaaaagacaattttttaatatatataatttaagaGTTTGTGAATGTATATATCTTAAAATTGCCATCAAAATCCTAATAAatgtatttatttaaaattttcactcaTTTCACTTTACAAGATTAGTTTTCTATTATGgtttgtgtatatatatatattgaaaaagttatcatatttaataatcaattaaatataataattttttgaacatGAATTAAAGAATAGTtatgaaaaatacaaaaagaaaaatgtaatcatattaattttttatgaataaaaaataatatttcaaaaaattttgtcaaatatattttattaaatattttgctatcattatatttttaagatttCACCATAATTCATATGAAGATCATTagtattcaaaataaatagttcatctcaaaatcttaaatattgtaaaaaatgattaaattaaccacaagataaaaaaaatatcaaaacaatTGAACTGTTTAGaatttttcttcatcctcTTCAACTACCAAATATTGtgctttttaatttgtttcaattaaaaaatgaaaaatgtaacAATTCAAACTCAAACCAACAtgtttaagttttgaaaagtAATCTTAGCCCTTCACCATGCAAGCTCAAATGCAAATAACGTTGAAGGATTATACAATTTAAGACTATAATTCTTCAAAATGGGTAAAGGAAGGCAAACCTCTGGGTGGCGTCCTCATTAGCAGAGTGAAAATTCCTGATTGACATGCAGAAAAAGTTTTCCCTACTAGCAACAAAAACAGAGCCTGGCATTTATACAGCAAGACTCAACCTTGGTTTCTCAGGAAAGTCTGAAACTTTGACCAAAAAAATTTGGTAAGTAAAAACT contains:
- the LOC18594608 gene encoding protein trichome birefringence-like 38, giving the protein MGSRSRRSCSFLVAGFVIFSCICLANGNGFQRQKSRVDSRKQQSSCNVYQGRWVYDESYPLYDSSACPFIRKEFDCHKYGRPDHLYLKYRWQPSNCQLPRFDGQDLLNRFMGKKIMFAGDSVSLNHWQSLICLLQAAAPNSSIIRQQLNNNSISAVTFQDYEVSVMLFHSLYLVDVDEENIGRVLKLNSIRNGNLWKDIDVLVFNTWLWWYRRGLKQQWDYVEVDGKILKDIDRMAAFGTALTTWAKWVDSDVDTSRSKVIFQGISPSHYNGTEWNEPGVRNCSREMIPFNGSVYPAGLPQAAYVVKEVIGSMKKPVHLLDITSLSQLRKDAHPSSYNGFKGMDCTHWCVAGLPDTWNQLLYAALIS